Genomic segment of Fischerella sp. PCC 9605:
CCTGCAAGTGTTGCTCAGGTTGGGAACCATCTTTGTATACTTCGGGAGCATCCCAAACTGGATCTTTGTGCAAGCTATTAATACCCACTACTTCACCTTTATTATTTAGTAGCGGACCGCCACTCATGCCTTTACGAACATCGTTGGTATAGCCTATTTGGTAGCCTTGCTCTAAAGGTTTGTCTAACAATAACGAAATCTGCCCAGAGGTAAAAACAAACTTGTCTTTTACTCCCCTCTGCGACTGTAAAGAAGACAAATTAGACGTAAATCCACCAACAAATACGCGATCGCCAACTTTCAAGCTTGCTGAATCGCCTACAGTCGCAATTGTATAAACAACATCAGGACTACGGAACTCCAAGGCTGCTAAATCATCATCCTGAAATTGCACCGCTTGAGACACAGTAGCATTATAAACACGTCCATCCGACGTTTGAATGCGATAGGGTGGGTTTGCTGCTCTCAAAACATGAGCATTGGTAATGACTGTATAAATTTGCCCTTCTCTTTTAATTAGAGTACCTGAACCGAGTAACTCTTTTGACAACACTTTCACAGTGATTGTCCCAGCTAATTGTTGTAGTTGTGTAATTGAAAGTGGGTTTGATGACTGGGGAAGTGCAAATTTATGACAATTAGTACAATTAACAAAATTTGGTTGCTGTCTCGGCAGTCCTAGTAATACCGATTTAATAAATGTTTGCAACACATCCTGATGTAGAGACGCGCCATGGCGCGTCTCTACAATGTCTATTTGTCGCATTCTTTTTTCAAAATGGTATAATACACCACCAAGACAAACAACCAATAATAGTGTCTGACTAAATCTGCGCCGTAGACACTTACAAATCATCTCAATTGACTCCCCAACTAAAAGCGAGGTTCAACAGGTGCTGATTGAGGAGTTTTAGTGACAGAAGATTGATTGTTGTCCTCACTGTCGGCTGAGTCAACTAATTGCTTGACATCAAGGTATAAATCACCATCTTCATAGGTGAGATATTGGCTACCACTCAGTTCGATGGGTTCTGTACCAACACCACGACGGAAATCGAGCATTTGTTTGAGGACACGTCCGATATCTGTTCCTGGTTTGAGGGTAATTAAGATATTGTCTGATGTACAAGGTGCGCCTTTACGGTTAGCAATACATAACACCGGATAGTTATTCACGTTTTCTCGACTGGTGATGAAAAGATTACCGTTGTCGTAATAGCGTTGAAACCTGTCAGTCACTGCCTGACAGCGTGACATGCGGTCAATAGATTTACTGAAATATTCATCTTTCCAACGAATAAAAGTCTCATTTCCACGGGAAGTGCGAACCATTGTGACTGGCACACCGTTCAGCTTAGCGCAGGAAAACTTGTTACCCCCGGCGTAACTCGGCTGGTTGCTTGTAGTAATGGCGATCGCTGCCAAAGCTAAAGCCGAAGTCACAGAAGTTGTTGCTACTCCTGGTAAGATTTGACCGAATAACCTCAGCTGCATATATAAGCACTAATGATTAAAAGGACTTTAATGTAAACTTGGCAATAATTAAGCAAGCTACAACTCGAAATTGCAAGATTTCGGATTGATGCTCAGGTATATCAGTTAAAATCTGGTTTTTAGATAAAGAAATTATAAATTACGCTTAATGTGAATTAGAGGCTGAAACCTTGTATTTTCGGTGTAGAGACGCGAAATTTCGCGTCTCTACAAAGCCCAGGATCCTTGATATAACATTGGTTTTGATAATTCACATCAGACGTAAATTTATAGTGTTGCTTACAGATGAGAACAGGGTGTTATCACTAGAAGGTGCAACAGAAAGTGCGATCGCCCCATCCTTCTACCTTTGAAAATAAGGCAGAAGGCAGAGGGCAGAAGGAAAAGAGTATAATATATACTAAATGAACTGGATGCACAACAACTTCTGGAAATAAACCCTAATACTTATAGCTTCGTAAATTTAGTATCCAAGGTCTCAGGACGCTATTTACTGATACCAAGGTTGTTTATTTGTCCTAATTAAAACCTATAGTGAAGGCAAATGCGCCAAACCACAGATGAGGAGTGCAAAAGTCTTGTTTGCTATGGGCAATTAGCTGAGCTTGGCATCAGATAGTAGATTTTTGATCGGAGCTTATTCAGTTATAAATCTCCAATTGCGGACTGAGACCATAGGCATAAAAAACGCACTTGGAGAGAATAATGATGACACACATTGAAGGAACTTTCAAAGGGGCAGGAGGTGTAAATCTCTACTATCAAAGCTGGCAACCGCAGGGGCCAGTACGAGCAATTATTGCTATAGTACACGGGTTAGGAGCGCATAGCGGCTTATTCATTAATGCTGTGCAGCACTTAACTCCTCTTGGCTATGCCATTTATGCCTTTGACCTGCGGGGGCATGGACGTTCA
This window contains:
- a CDS encoding S1 family peptidase: MRQIDIVETRHGASLHQDVLQTFIKSVLLGLPRQQPNFVNCTNCHKFALPQSSNPLSITQLQQLAGTITVKVLSKELLGSGTLIKREGQIYTVITNAHVLRAANPPYRIQTSDGRVYNATVSQAVQFQDDDLAALEFRSPDVVYTIATVGDSASLKVGDRVFVGGFTSNLSSLQSQRGVKDKFVFTSGQISLLLDKPLEQGYQIGYTNDVRKGMSGGPLLNNKGEVVGINSLHKDPVWDAPEVYKDGSQPEQHLQDLITRSSMAVPIQTVVQLVPQVVTPKQSSLVDDTYVACKERR
- a CDS encoding COP23 domain-containing protein translates to MQLRLFGQILPGVATTSVTSALALAAIAITTSNQPSYAGGNKFSCAKLNGVPVTMVRTSRGNETFIRWKDEYFSKSIDRMSRCQAVTDRFQRYYDNGNLFITSRENVNNYPVLCIANRKGAPCTSDNILITLKPGTDIGRVLKQMLDFRRGVGTEPIELSGSQYLTYEDGDLYLDVKQLVDSADSEDNNQSSVTKTPQSAPVEPRF